The following coding sequences are from one Culex quinquefasciatus strain JHB chromosome 1, VPISU_Cqui_1.0_pri_paternal, whole genome shotgun sequence window:
- the LOC6038313 gene encoding uncharacterized protein LOC6038313, with protein MIASAPTKSCAIRPVSPEVQLPAELWEKVLLNLNTFQLAQARATCRQWNEIVLRSPVLMNRFVVHFPQRSTLEPEAESVRVFAGSKARYSRVVLNSVTITEQVDRWWPVLGQELRTLTVEGCRVSTETVLRILSLSPKLKRFTFRCGSEHDFRSGSVADFKLGKLEVLRLDRIELLEVLRGFCPGLRLLKLEDGFKPISEGYERTVLEFVETVQDTLEGIKLEQVSAFLLEKIANLSRLHLQRISLEGSGQYGEQDLIEFSRLQSSIQHFNVTSLEAISDAGLRAIGTNLPNLKRLKISLREVSTPLPPVLFAVECLAIRSSRAFNHLQIDFGGHINYNLRKITLAGMRIPRNSLLRHMIDSRNIRTIHFERNFFESGSCLFEAVRSLKYLESLTLEGINVDRTMDCLSERSTDSNVRRLHLSRCVFRKEVLVALSRLFPWLQVVRLTGVRHVEASEILLLWCQGLPRLKRLTFEDCVGFTDASAGHIRRFCPVLERLNLWNCHGLSTSSRERMMAIVGVQIDIRPELCLEL; from the exons ATGATCGCGTCCGCTCCAACCAAATCGTGCGCCATAAGACCCGTCTCTCCGGAAGTCCAACTTCCGGCCGAACTCTGGGAAAAGGTGCTCCTGAACCTCAACACGTTCCAGTTGGCGCAAGCCCGCGCCACTTGCCGCCAGTGGAACGAAATCGTCCTTCGCTCTCCGGTTCTGATGAACCGGTTCGTAGTTCACTTTCCACAGCGTTCCACGCTGGAACCGGAAGCGGAATCGGTGCGGGTGTTTGCCGGGTCGAAAGCTCGATATTCGCGGGTGGTGCTGAACTCGGTGACCATTACGGAGCAGGTGGATCGGTGGTGGCCAGTGCTGGGACAGGAGCTGCGCACGCTTACGGTGGAAGGGTGCCGCGTTTCGACGGAAACGGTTCTAAGGATCTTGAGCTTGTCACCGAAGCTGAAACGGTTCACGTTTCGGTGCGGTTCGGAGCATGATTTTCGGAGTGGTTCAGTGGCGGATTTCAAGCTGGGAAAGCTGGAAGTGTTACGATTGGATCGGATTGAACTGCTGGAAGTTTTGCGGGGGTTTTGTCCGGGACTTAGGCTGCTCAAGCTGGAAGATGGCTTCAAGCCAATTAGTGAGGGTTACGAGAGAACTGTGCTGGAGTTCGTCGAAACGGTTCAGGATACTTTGGAGGGAATCAAACTGGAGCAAGTGTCCGCTTTCCTGTTGGAGAAAATTGCCAACTTGAGCCGGTTACACCTGCAGCGAATCTCTCTGGAAGGTTCCGGTCAGTACGGCGAGCAAGATTTGATCGAGTTCAGTCGGCTGCAAAGCAGCATCCAGCACTTTAACGTGACCAGCCTGGAGGCGATATCTGACGCA GGACTCCGAGCAATTGGGACAAACTTACCGAACTTGAAACGTCTGAAGATCAGTCTAAGAGAAGTGTCTACCCCCTTGCCACCGGTCCTGTTCGCCGTGGAATGCCTCGCGATCCGAAGTTCGCGCGCTTTCAACCACCTTCAGATAGATTTCGGTGGTCACATCAACTACAACCTGCGCAAGATAACGCTCGCAGGAATGCGCATCCCGCGGAACAGCCTGCTCCGGCACATGATCGACTCGCGGAACATCCGAACGATCCACTTTGAGCGCAACTTCTTCGAGAGCGGATCCTGCCTGTTTGAGGCTGTCCGCTCGCTGAAGTATCTGGAGAGTCTTACGCTGGAAGGAATCAACGTGGACCGGACGATGGACTGCCTGTCGGAGAGGTCCACGGATTCGAACGTCCGGCGGCTTCATCTGAGCCGGTGCGTCTTCCGGAAGGAGGTGCTGGTGGCACTGTCCCGGTTGTTTCCCTGGCTGCAGGTGGTTCGTCTGACCGGAGTCCGGCACGTGGAGGCCAGCGAGATTCTGCTGTTGTGGTGCCAGGGATTGCCCCGGTTGAAGCGGTTGACGTTTGAGGATTGCGTCGGGTTCACGGATGCCTCCGCGGGGCACATCCGTCGGTTCTGCCCGGTGCTGGAACGACTCAACCTTTGGAATTGCCACGGACTCTCGACGAGCAGTCGAGAACGGATGATGGCCATTGTTGGAGTGCAGATCGATATCAGACCGGAACTCTGCTTAGAACTGtaa